The Mytilus trossulus isolate FHL-02 chromosome 13, PNRI_Mtr1.1.1.hap1, whole genome shotgun sequence genome has a segment encoding these proteins:
- the LOC134694653 gene encoding tereporin-Ca1-like: protein MRVDLLLCCLTVLFVRVTGLIDWAAAIAAAGTAASAVTSGASVLNGLLGGSGYSVACTVEVENWTKYPLIYPESYINGGIIQAPPVVVRPGQREQFVAHKTGNTATGTYGTASWLISSTGKRAVVMWSCPYSFDLHSNELGVGLTDKGVTQHKDWFQQMETGTSGSGLNFRRGEYYQHTKTISIKDSQFEVTGIMGTSHKAKARIIVRPFELNDLADSLKVQVEKVPIVG from the exons TGCTATTTGTCCGAGTGACTGGTTTAATAGACTGGGCAGCTGCTATAGCAGCGGCTGGAACGGCTGCAAGTGCTGTAACTTCTGGTGCAAGTGTTCTTAATGGCCTTTTAGGTGGTTCCGGTTACAGTGTTGCCTGTACGGTGGAAGTAGAAAACTGGACCAAATACCCTTTGATTTACCCCGAATCATACATCAATGGTGGCATTATTCAAGCTCCACCGGTGGTAGTGAGACCAGGACAAAGGGAGCAGTTC GTAGCACACAAAACCGGAAATACCGCTACAGGTACATACGGAACTGCATCCTGGTTGATATCGTCTACTGGTAAGAGAGCAGTCGTCATGTGGAGTTGTCCATACAGTTTTGATTTACACAGCAACGAACTAGGCGTTGGGCTAACAGATAAAGGAGTAACACAACATAAAGACTGGTTCCAGCAAATGGAGACTGGAACAAGCGGCTCTGGTTTAAATTTCCGACGCGGAGAATATTACCAACATACTAAGACAATATCAATAAAGGACAGCCAATTCGAGGTCACTGGAATAATGGGGACCAGTCATAAAGCTAAAGCTCGTATCATCGTCCGACCGTTTGAGTTAAATGATCTTGCAGACTCGTTGAAAGTTCAGGTTGAGAAAGTACCTATTGTTGGGTAG